The Streptomyces sp. P9-A4 genome contains a region encoding:
- the adhE gene encoding bifunctional acetaldehyde-CoA/alcohol dehydrogenase — protein MEAKEMVDGLVREALGALDRFETFDQEQVDHIVKKASLAALSAHGELAKLAVEETGRGLFEDKAVKNLFACEHVTHSMAGLKTAGVIRRDELNGITEIAEPVGVVCAMTPVTNPTSTTVFKALIALKTRNPIVFAFHPSAQNCSAEAARIVRDAAVAAGAPAACVQWIEEPSMEATGLLMNHEGVSTILATGGNAMVKAAYSCGKPALGVGAGNVPAYVTRSGRLQRAIHDIVLSKAFDNGMICASEQAVILDEEVYGEGIAEFERLGAHVVTAAEKTKLEEYVFGTTAYATNCGGAKLNAAVVGRSPHWIAEQAGFEVPEDTSILLAECAEVGEAEPLTREKLSPVLAALRAESTEHGLDLSARMVEFHGLGHSAAIHTEDEALAEEFGKRVKAVRVIVNAPSTFGGIGDVYNAFLPSLTLGCGSYGHNSVSDNVTAVNLVNVKRIGRRNTNMQWYKVPPKIYFERNAIRYLGEMEGLKRVTIVTDRTMGEIGFVQKVTDILNGREEPVTIQVIDSVEPNPELATVQAGAAAMREFRPDTIVALGGGSPMDAAKIMWLMYERPEVEFADTKEKFFDIRKRAYRFPQLGKKARLVAVPTTSGTGSEVTPFAVISDPEAARKYPLADYALTPDVAIVDPVLPLNLPATVTADSGFDALTHATEAYVSAYANDFTDGQCLQAIKLIFQNLETCVTEGAEAPEAREKMHNASTIAGMAFANAFLGLVHAMAHTLGNTFHVAHGRTNALLLPHVIRHNGTVTHKAVPWPKAEVYRAPERFQEIARMLGLPAATPEEGVESYARAVEELRTRCGIPASFQEEGVDEAAFLAALPQQAMNAYADQCAPANPRMPMIDDMKELMTRAYYGK, from the coding sequence ATGGAGGCCAAGGAGATGGTGGACGGACTGGTGCGGGAAGCCCTCGGGGCGCTCGACCGGTTCGAGACCTTCGACCAGGAGCAGGTCGACCACATCGTCAAGAAGGCCTCGCTCGCCGCGCTGAGCGCCCACGGCGAGCTGGCGAAGCTCGCCGTCGAGGAGACCGGGCGCGGACTCTTCGAGGACAAGGCCGTCAAGAACCTGTTCGCCTGCGAGCACGTCACCCACTCGATGGCCGGCCTGAAGACCGCCGGAGTCATCCGCCGCGACGAGCTGAACGGCATCACCGAGATCGCCGAGCCCGTCGGTGTGGTCTGCGCGATGACCCCCGTCACCAACCCCACCTCGACCACGGTCTTCAAGGCGCTGATCGCCCTCAAGACCCGTAACCCGATCGTCTTCGCCTTCCACCCCTCCGCGCAGAACTGCTCGGCCGAGGCCGCCCGGATCGTCCGCGACGCGGCCGTCGCCGCCGGTGCGCCCGCCGCCTGCGTGCAGTGGATCGAGGAGCCCTCCATGGAGGCCACCGGCCTCCTGATGAACCACGAGGGCGTCTCCACCATCCTCGCCACCGGCGGGAACGCGATGGTCAAGGCCGCCTACTCGTGCGGCAAGCCCGCCCTCGGCGTCGGCGCCGGCAACGTCCCCGCCTATGTCACCAGGAGCGGCAGGCTCCAGCGCGCGATCCACGACATCGTGCTCTCCAAGGCCTTCGACAACGGCATGATCTGCGCCTCCGAGCAGGCCGTGATCCTCGACGAGGAGGTGTACGGCGAGGGCATCGCGGAGTTCGAGCGGCTCGGCGCCCATGTCGTCACCGCCGCCGAGAAGACCAAGCTGGAGGAGTACGTCTTCGGCACCACCGCCTACGCCACCAACTGCGGCGGCGCCAAGCTCAACGCGGCCGTCGTCGGCAGGTCCCCGCACTGGATCGCGGAGCAGGCCGGCTTCGAGGTCCCCGAGGACACCTCGATCCTCCTCGCCGAATGCGCCGAGGTCGGCGAGGCCGAACCGCTCACCCGCGAGAAGCTCTCCCCGGTCCTGGCCGCCCTCAGGGCCGAATCCACCGAGCACGGCCTCGACCTCTCCGCCCGTATGGTCGAGTTCCACGGCCTCGGCCACAGCGCCGCCATCCACACCGAGGACGAGGCGCTGGCCGAGGAGTTCGGCAAGCGGGTCAAGGCGGTCCGCGTCATCGTCAACGCCCCCTCCACCTTCGGCGGCATCGGCGACGTCTACAACGCCTTCCTCCCCTCGCTCACCCTCGGCTGCGGCTCGTACGGCCACAACTCCGTGTCCGACAACGTCACCGCGGTCAACCTCGTCAACGTCAAGCGGATCGGACGGCGCAACACCAACATGCAGTGGTACAAGGTGCCGCCGAAGATCTACTTCGAGCGCAACGCCATCCGCTACCTCGGCGAGATGGAGGGCCTGAAGAGGGTCACGATCGTCACCGACCGGACCATGGGGGAGATCGGCTTCGTCCAGAAGGTCACCGACATCCTCAACGGACGCGAGGAGCCGGTCACCATCCAGGTCATCGACTCCGTCGAGCCCAACCCGGAGCTCGCCACCGTGCAGGCCGGCGCCGCCGCCATGCGGGAGTTCCGCCCGGACACCATCGTCGCCCTCGGCGGCGGCTCCCCGATGGACGCGGCGAAGATCATGTGGCTGATGTACGAGCGGCCCGAGGTCGAGTTCGCGGACACCAAGGAGAAGTTCTTCGACATCCGCAAGCGCGCCTACCGCTTCCCGCAGCTCGGGAAGAAGGCCCGGCTCGTCGCGGTCCCGACCACCTCGGGCACCGGCAGCGAGGTCACCCCCTTCGCGGTGATCTCCGACCCGGAGGCCGCGCGGAAGTACCCGCTGGCGGACTACGCGCTCACCCCGGACGTCGCCATCGTCGACCCGGTCCTCCCGCTGAACCTCCCGGCCACGGTCACCGCCGACTCCGGCTTCGACGCCCTGACCCACGCCACCGAGGCCTACGTCTCCGCCTACGCGAACGACTTCACCGACGGCCAGTGCCTCCAGGCGATCAAGCTGATCTTCCAGAACCTGGAGACCTGTGTGACGGAGGGCGCCGAGGCGCCCGAGGCCCGCGAGAAGATGCACAACGCGTCCACCATCGCCGGCATGGCCTTCGCCAACGCCTTCCTCGGCCTGGTCCACGCCATGGCCCACACCCTCGGCAACACCTTCCACGTCGCCCACGGCCGCACCAACGCGCTGCTGCTCCCGCACGTGATCCGCCACAACGGCACCGTCACCCACAAGGCCGTGCCGTGGCCGAAGGCCGAGGTCTACCGGGCCCCGGAGCGGTTCCAGGAGATCGCGCGGATGCTGGGGCTGCCGGCCGCGACCCCGGAGGAGGGCGTGGAGTCCTACGCCCGAGCGGTCGAGGAACTGCGCACCCGGTGCGGCATCCCCGCCTCCTTCCAGGAGGAGGGCGTCGACGAGGCGGCCTTCCTGGCGGCCCTGCCGCAGCAGGCGATGAACGCCTACGCCGACCAGTGCGCCCCGGCCAACCCCCGGATGCCGATGATCGACGACATGAAGGAACTGATGACCCGGGCGTACTACGGCAAGTAG
- a CDS encoding DUF3533 domain-containing protein, whose protein sequence is MSLVDELKSAVTPRAALLVVGVFALQLLFITSYVGALHHPKPTDVPFGVVAPQPVAERLVGQLEKLPGDPLDPRTVTDEAEARKQILNRDIDGALLVNPGRTDTLLVASGGGTVLSSALETIFTKVEATQQRTVLTIDVAPASPEDFDGLSAFYLVVGWCVGGYICAAILAISAGSRPANRERAIIRLGVLALYAALGGLGGAIIVGPILGALPGSIAALWGLGTLVVFAVGAATLALQSVFGIVGIGLAILLIVVAGNPSAGGAFPLPMLPPFWKAIGPALPPGAGTWAARSIAYFKGNDMTASMLVLSAWAVVGTVVTLVMSSLKRKPEAEPIASEVGEAKA, encoded by the coding sequence ATGAGTCTCGTCGATGAACTGAAAAGCGCCGTCACCCCCAGAGCCGCCCTGCTGGTCGTCGGCGTCTTCGCCCTCCAGCTGCTGTTCATCACCTCGTACGTCGGAGCCCTGCACCACCCCAAGCCGACGGACGTCCCCTTCGGTGTCGTCGCACCGCAGCCGGTCGCCGAGCGGCTCGTCGGACAGCTGGAGAAGCTGCCCGGAGACCCGCTCGACCCCCGTACGGTCACCGACGAGGCCGAGGCCCGGAAGCAGATCCTGAACCGGGACATCGACGGCGCCCTGCTCGTCAACCCCGGCCGCACCGACACCCTGCTCGTCGCCTCCGGCGGCGGCACCGTGCTCTCCTCCGCCCTGGAGACGATCTTCACCAAGGTGGAGGCCACCCAGCAGCGCACCGTACTGACGATCGACGTGGCCCCCGCGTCGCCGGAGGACTTCGACGGACTCTCGGCCTTCTACCTCGTGGTGGGCTGGTGCGTCGGCGGCTACATCTGCGCGGCGATCCTGGCGATCAGCGCCGGTTCGCGGCCGGCCAACCGGGAGCGGGCGATCATCCGGCTCGGGGTGCTCGCGCTCTACGCGGCGCTCGGCGGCCTCGGCGGCGCGATCATCGTCGGCCCGATCCTGGGCGCGCTGCCCGGCAGCATCGCGGCCCTGTGGGGCCTGGGCACCCTGGTGGTCTTCGCCGTCGGCGCCGCCACCCTCGCCCTCCAGTCGGTCTTCGGGATCGTCGGCATCGGCCTGGCGATCCTGCTGATCGTCGTCGCGGGCAACCCCAGCGCGGGCGGCGCCTTCCCGCTGCCGATGCTGCCTCCGTTCTGGAAGGCGATCGGCCCCGCCCTGCCACCGGGCGCGGGCACCTGGGCGGCGCGCTCGATCGCCTACTTCAAGGGCAACGACATGACCGCCTCGATGCTGGTGCTCTCGGCCTGGGCGGTCGTCGGCACGGTGGTCACCCTGGTGATGTCCTCGCTGAAGCGGAAGCCGGAGGCGGAGCCGATCGCCTCGGAGGTGGGCGAGGCCAAGGCCTGA